From Tripterygium wilfordii isolate XIE 37 chromosome 16, ASM1340144v1, whole genome shotgun sequence, one genomic window encodes:
- the LOC119980884 gene encoding expansin-like B1, whose product MDISFRAILLLLATLLLLQTLSSAKTCSDCFVSSKAAHYPNSDVQGSEIGACGFGSFGATLNNGDVSAASELYRNGVGCGACYQVRCTNKYYCTDTGVNVIITDQGSGPQTDFILTRRAFSRMAQTKDAAACLLALGVVDIEYRRVSCSYPDKNITIKIDENSNYPHYLAFVIRYQQGKKDITAVQLCETQNFVCKLLDRSYGAVWTTTSPARGPLILRMLFSDDDDETWVVPINNIPQDWKPGATYDMGVQVNK is encoded by the exons ATGGATATCTCTTTTAGAGCGATTTTGCTTTTATTAGCAACTTTGCTTCTCTTGCAAACTCTATCTTCTGCTAAGACATGCAGCGACTGCTTCGTCAGTTCCAAAGCTGCTCATTACCCGAACTCTGATGTCCAAGGATCAGAAA TCGGTGCATGTGGGTTTGGTTCGTTTGGAGCAACGCTTAATAATGGAGATGTATCAGCTGCATCTGAACTCTATCGAAATGGTGTTGGCTGTGGTGCATGCTACCAG GTAAGATGCACGAATAAATACTATTGCACAGATACAGGAGTGAACGTTATCATAACCGACCAAGGCTCAGGTCCTCAAACGGATTTCATTCTTACCAGACGAGCCTTTTCTCGCATGGCCCAAACCAAGGATGCAGCTGCATGTCTGCTAGCCCTTGGCGTGGTAGATATTGAATACAGACG TGTTTCATGCAGCTATCCAGACAAAAACATCACGATCAAGATTGATGAGAACAGCAACTATCCTCATTATTTGGCTTTTGTGATACGGTATCAACAAGGCAAGAAGGATATCACTGCTGTACAGCTATGTGAG ACACAGAATTTTGTATGCAAGCTCTTAGATAGAAGCTATGGAGCAGTGTGGACAACTACTTCTCCAGCTAGAGGTCCCTTGATACTAAGGATGTTATTcagcgatgatgatgatgaaacatGGGTTGTACCCATCAATAACATACCACAAGACTGGAAGCCTGGGGCAACATATGACATGGGAGTACAAGTGAACAAATAG
- the LOC119980882 gene encoding pentatricopeptide repeat-containing protein At3g29230-like, translating to MTVRPLKQSSVFLDKFIKSQLNLSKPSPKLWHYKQIDDQYIDDKGWPILNLNHPILRRLESCRNIRQFNEVQSQSMFLGLFQHPLIASRLLKKLCTSLNSVSLAVSLYDNLEEPDSFMCNTIMRSFVNSDDPFGALSFYYEKMMAKWVSPNHYTFPLLVKVCAQIGSLAEGQKAHAWIMKLGFEFDLFVRNSLMHFYPVFGKIEDASMLFEEAYVLDLVSWNTMIDGYVKNGDLKSACKIFDEMPQRDVFTWNSMLSGYVEIADMEFAKELFDKVPCRDVVSWNCIIDGYARIGNVLVARQYFDWMPLRNVTSWNTMLALYVRCKDYLTCLKLFDKMIEGDARPNEASFLSVLTACSKLGRLDIGEWVHSYIKCNQIELDLLLSTALLTMYAKCGSMELARDIFDQMPERSTISWNSMIMGYGIHGNGGKALETFTKMVKGGHFPNDATFVCVLTACTHAGMVLEGWWYFNIMQRVYKIEPKVEHYGCMVDLLAKAGLMKNSEEFISKMPMDAGPVPWGALLSACSTHSNSELGEIVAKRLIDLEPNDSGPYVMLSNIYAANGKWDDVENVRKIMKEKELQKEAGSSMVQLRELRSESSKSDDSLHKRNMMYSMLGEIGAWMKSSSSELDTFKSFS from the coding sequence ATGACCGTTAGGCCGCTCAAACAGTCCTCTGTCTTCCTAGACAAATTCATCAAATCCCAACTAAACCTCTCCAAGCCCTCTCCAAAACTCTGGCATTATAAACAAATCGATGATCAATATATCGATGACAAAGGATGGCCCATTTTGAATCTTAACCACCCCATTTTGCGCAGACTCGAATCCTGCAGGAACATCAGACAATTCAACGAGGTGCAGTCACAATCCATGTTTCTTGGTCTCTTTCAACACCCTCTCATCGCAAGTCGGTTGCTAAAGAAGCTATGTACTTCTCTAAATTCAGTTTCTCTTGCTGTTTCTTTGTATGATAACCTTGAAGAGCCTGATAGTTTTATGTGTAATACGATAATGAGAAGTTTTGTGAATTCGGATGACCCATTTGGTGCTTTGAGCTTTTACTATGAGAAAATGATGGCGAAGTGGGTTTCCCCTAATCATTACACGTTTCCTCTGTTGGTTAAGGTGTGTGCTCAGATTGGATCCTTGGCAGAGGGGCAAAAGGCTCATGCTTGGATTATGAAACTTGGGTTTGAGTTCGATTTATTTGTTAGGAACTCATTGATGCACTTTTACCCtgtttttggaaaaattgaGGATGCCAGTATGTTGTTTGAGGAAGCGTACGTGTTGGATTTGGTGAGTTGGAATACGATGATTGATGGGTATGTGAAGAATGGGGATCTGAAGTCTGCATGTAAGATTTTCGATGAAATGCCCCAGAGAGATGTTTTCACTTGGAATTCAATGCTTTCAGGGTATGTAGAGATTGCAGATATGGAGTTCGCAAAAGAGTTGTTTGACAAAGTGCCATGTAGAGATGTTGTTTCTTGGAATTGTATAATTGATGGATATGCAAGGATAGGAAATGTTTTGGTTGCTCGCCAGTATTTTGATTGGATGCCTTTGAGGAATGTAACTTCTTGGAACACCATGTTGGCTCTTTATGTGAGGTGTAAAGATTACCTCACTTGTTTGAAGTTGTTTGACAAGATGATAGAAGGAGATGCCAGGCCAAATGAGGCCTCTTTTTTGAGTGTCCTCACTGCGTGTTCAAAGTTAGGGAGGCTTGACATTGGAGAGTGGGTTCATTCTTACATTAAGTGTAATCAGATTGAACTTGACTTGTTACTCTCAACTGCTCTCCTGACAATGTATGCAAAATGTGGCTCTATGGAGCTGGCTAGAGATATTTTTGACCAGATGCCTGAGAGAAGCACCATATCGTGGAATTCGATGATCATGGGATATGGGATACATGGGAATGGAGGGAAAGCCCTGGAGACGTTCACGAAGATGGTGAAGGGAGGCCATTTTCCAAATGATGCaacttttgtgtgtgttttaacGGCATGCACACATGCAGGAATGGTTTTGGAGGGTTGGTGGTACTTTAATATAATGCAAAGAGTTTACAAGATTGAACCAAAAGTGGAGCACTATGGTTGCATGGTTGATCTCCTCGCCAAGGCTGGTTTGATGAAAAATTCAGAAGAATTTATAAGTAAGATGCCTATGGATGCAGGGCCTGTGCCATGGGGAGCTTTACTTTCTGCATGCAGTACCCACTCAAATTCAGAGCTGGGGGAAATTGTGGCCAAGCGACTAATTGACTTGGAACCAAATGATAGTGGGCCTTATGTTATGTTATCAAACATTTATGCTGCAAATGGGAAATGGGATGACGTCGAAAACGTGAGGAAGATTATGAAGGAAAAGGAATTGCAGAAAGAAGCGGGGTCCAGCATGGTTCAACTAAGAGAGTTGAGATCAGAATCTTCTAAGTCAGATGATTCACTCCATAAGAGAAACATGATGTATTCAATGCTAGGAGAGATTGGTGCTTGGATGAAATCATCTTCCAGTGAATTAGATACATTTAAGAGCTTTAGTTAG
- the LOC119980886 gene encoding uncharacterized protein LOC119980886, translating into MSLLSWFKGKPQSQPKSKPKSTSKPETPAVEVPGMNGAVEVPRPAVGITVFEFGSVAATGDKVTLAGFCPVSEELELEPCRLEILPAIGDDAPQFRVVF; encoded by the coding sequence ATGAGTCTTCTTTCCTGGTTCAAGGGCAAGCCACAGTCCCAACCCAAATCCAAGCCTAAATCCACCTCAAAACCCGAAACCCCGGCAGTTGAGGTGCCTGGAATGAATGGCGCAGTAGAGGTTCCTCGTCCAGCAGTTGGGATCACTGTTTTTGAGTTCGGGTCGGTCGCTGCAACCGGAGACAAAGTGACTCTCGCTGGCTTCTGTCCCGTGTCTGAGGAGCTCGAGCTCGAGCCCTGCCGCTTGGAGATTCTTCCGGCTATTGGCGACGACGCACCGCAGTTCCGCGTAGTGTTCTGA
- the LOC119980885 gene encoding vacuolar protein sorting-associated protein 55 homolog translates to MADLPGYCRSCLHTGKLAFLAILVSGGIVLQILACALYNNWWPMLTVIMYVLLPMPLLFFAGSDRSALLSESNDSWVNATKFLTGASAVGSIAIPTILKHAGVIGWGALAMELSSFFVFVIAIMCYISMGEEDDYSMLF, encoded by the exons ATGGCAGACTTACCTGGTTATTGCCGTTCCTGCTTGCATACTGGAAAACTTGCTTTTTTGGCAATTCTAGTTTCTGGAGGGATTGTGTTACAAATTTTG GCTTGTGCTTTGTACAATAATTGGTGGCCAATGCTAACTG TTATAATGTATGTGCTTCTTCCTATGCCTTTGTTGTTCTTTGCTGGGTCCGATAGGTCCGCTCTTCTATCTGAATCTAATGATAG TTGGGTAAATGCAACCAAGTTTTTGACGGGAGCATCAGCAGTTGGAAGCATTGCAATCCCAACTATCCTGAAGCATGCTGGTGTTATCGGTTGGGGTGCACTTGCGATGGAACTTTCGTCCTTCTTTGTATTTGTAATAGCCATTATGTGTTACATTAGCATGGGCGAGGAGGATGATTACAGCATGTTGTTCTGA